The sequence below is a genomic window from Verrucomicrobiota bacterium.
TTCACCCGATGAGGCAAAATTCGAATACAATGCCGATAATTTTTATTGGAAATTCTGCCTTGCACTCAATCGCCGCCTCGATCTGGTCGGCAAAGGAAAATTCCTCCAGGCTTTTCCAGACCTCATCGAAGGATTAGACACTCTGGCGGCCATGCGCGGCGCCCAGCCCCTCCTCATGGACATGATTGAAAATCCTGATTGGGTCCATGAATGTCTCCGGAAAATCACTGACCTTTATTTCCGGTATTATGACGTGCTCTATGAAAAGACCAAAGACGAGGTCGGAGGAAGCATTTTCTGGGCTTGGGCTCCTGGGCGGATGGCTAAATTCCAATGCGACTTCTCCGCGATGATCTCGCCACGGATGTTTAAGGAATTTATGCTTCCCATCCTCAATGAAATGTGTGAACGGGTGAGTTACTGCATGTACCACTGGGACGGCCCCCAAGCCCTGCCGCATGCAGACCATATTTTATCCATTAAATCCTTAAAAATGGTGCAGTGGACCCCGGGCGAAGGCAGTGTCGGGCCCACTACCGATAAACAGTGGTGGCCTTACTACCACAAAATCATTGATGCAGGTAAAAGGGTCTATATCCACGTGATGGATGCCAAACAATTGGCCGCAATGAAAATGGAGTTCGGCCCAAAATTCAACAGCTTCTACCTTCATATCTGTGAGCAAATGCCTACGGTAGAAGCTGCTGAAGAATTAATCAAATCCACCCAAGAATGAGGCTAAGATATACCCTGAAGATTGTCCACAGGGTAAACGCGTGCCAATAAAAAACTTTACATTCTGCGCGACCTTTTCGGAAAAACATGTTATAGAATGATGATGAAAACATTCTTTATTCTCGTCGTCATCGCGGCAGGGGTTTATTTCGGTTGGAAATATCTGAATAAAATCGATATCGACGGAAGTACGGCAAAACAGGCACAAGAATTTGACCGCGAGGTAAAAGAACAGGGTCAAGGGAAGAGGGCCATTGAAAACCTGCCTCCCTCGGATAAAACCGCCTCATCTTATGTGGCACCTGTAGCCAGCACGATGGAAAAGCTCAAAGGGGCTAATGCCGCTACAAATGACCGTAATGGCGATGCTCCCTAATCCGTAAAAGTCTCAAAACAATTTGCCTTGAGTACAGGTATGGCGGGTATCCCGATCATCCCCTCATCATCAGGGGGAGGACTACCGATTACGAAGTGCTGCCTTTTTCCGGCGGGCGATGAAAATCCCGTATGCACTCATGGCCATCCCGATAATCATTAAGCCATACGTACTTGGT
It includes:
- a CDS encoding uroporphyrinogen decarboxylase family protein produces the protein MSSLVFRPDMDEVRHRLTTFWNGGDLGRPAIALCSARKEPWEQIAFMEKPDDWPTWYSTKDMEYRVYQGFTDAARANHHAEAVPNTAPDLAPNCLALFLGCHGVEGDGTVWCEPCMSSPDEAKFEYNADNFYWKFCLALNRRLDLVGKGKFLQAFPDLIEGLDTLAAMRGAQPLLMDMIENPDWVHECLRKITDLYFRYYDVLYEKTKDEVGGSIFWAWAPGRMAKFQCDFSAMISPRMFKEFMLPILNEMCERVSYCMYHWDGPQALPHADHILSIKSLKMVQWTPGEGSVGPTTDKQWWPYYHKIIDAGKRVYIHVMDAKQLAAMKMEFGPKFNSFYLHICEQMPTVEAAEELIKSTQE